From a region of the Monodelphis domestica isolate mMonDom1 chromosome 8, mMonDom1.pri, whole genome shotgun sequence genome:
- the RAB20 gene encoding ras-related protein Rab-20 isoform X2: MSKNVFHSAYSSIISLIGGREQFHGLGSMYCRGATAIILTYDVNHLQSLVELEDRFLSLTDTASTDCLFAIVGNKIDLTDEGDAEGGAEGLKEQGKALSGRARASRRVRLDDAVALYKKILKYRMLDEKEVPAAEEMCFETSAKTGYNVDHVFETLFDMVVPIILRQRAEGPSQTVDITNYKPVKRTQSRCCD; the protein is encoded by the coding sequence GAAGGGAGCAGTTCCACGGCCTCGGCTCCATGTACTGCCGGGGCGCCACCGCCATCATCCTCACCTATGACGTCAATCACTTGCAGAGCCTCGTGGAGCTGGAAGACAGGTTCCTATCGCTGACGGACACAGCCAGCACGGACTGCCTCTTCGCCATCGTGGGGAACAAGATAGACCTCACGGACGAAGGTGACGCGGAAGGTGGCGCCGAAGGGCTGAAGGAGCAGGGGAAGGCGCTCAGCGGCAGAGCCCGAGCGTCCCGGCGGGTGCGGCTGGACGATGCCGTGGCTCTGTACAAGAAGATTCTTAAATACAGAATGTTGGACGAGAAGGAGGTGCCGGCTGCCGAAGAGATGTGCTTTGAGACCAGCGCCAAGACGGGCTACAACGTGGACCACGTGTTCGAAACCCTGTTCGACATGGTGGTGCCCATCATTTTGCGCCAGAGAGCCGAGGGGCCCTCCCAGACTGTGGATATCACTAATTATAAGCCCGTGAAAAGGACCCAATCCAGGTGTTGTGACTAA